The DNA sequence ACCCCATTCGCATCAACGACACCTCGGGGTCGATGTCGCGCGCGCATTGTGAACTGCGACTGGTGGATTGGGATGTCCGGGTGGTGGATGCCGGCTCAGTGAACGGGACGTATGTCCGGCTGCCACGCGCGCCTGGCTGGATCACGTTGCGCCGCGGCCAGGAAGCGGTGTTGTATCCGGGATCCGAACTGCGGGTGGGAAGTCGCTCATTGCTGTTCGAGGCGCCGCACGGGAGGATCAGCGATGTTCGTTGACCCGACATCGGGTACCGACGCTCGCCGGCTGCCCCCGGCGATCGCCGACTACCGGACAGTCCGGGCGCTCGGTGCGGGCAGCCACGGTACGTGTTATCTGGCGGTGCCCCCGGCCCGGCTGCAGCTGAATGTCGAACACGTTGCGCTGAAGGTCTTTTCGAACCCCTGCGGTGAAGACGCCTTCCATCGCGGTGTGCTCGAACTCCGCAGTTTCGCCGCCGTACGGTCCCCACATCTGGTGCATCTGTACGAAGCGGCACTGGGTGACCTCTTCATGTACGCGATGGACTACTTCCCGGGTGGGTCGATGGCTGCCCCATCGATGCCGCTGCAGCGTGACCAGGCACTCGCCGTGCTCGAGTGCGCGGCCAGAGGGGCACACGACATGCACGAGGCCGGGTTGGTCCACTCCGACATCAAACCGGCAAACGTGTTGATTGCTGGAGGTGATCGCGCGGGTACCACGGCATCACCAGCCGGAGTACTGTCCGATCTCGGTCTGGCCCGGGTGATCACCGCGGCGACCGCGGTCAGCGGCATCGGGTCGTCCGCGTCACTCGAATATGCCGACCCCGACACCCTTGTCGGTCAAACACCCTCGCGTGCAACGGATATCTGGGCTCTGGGAGCGACGATCCACCGCACTCTGACCGGTGAAGGCCTCTACGGTGAACTGCCCGACATGCAGCCGCTGGTGGCGATCCGCACGGTGCAGTCCACCAAACCCAGGATCAGTACGACACTTTCACCGGCTGAACGCGACCTGGTGTCGGAATGCCTTGCCCCGCACAGCGATCGATTCAGGACGGCTGCAGAACTGGCCGACCGGATCTCCGAGGTGCGACGCACTGCACCCCGGTAGGAGCCGCTAGACCTCGGTGAACTGCTCCGGGGTCTGCCCCGTCGCCTGGAACACCACGCGACGTCCGATCAGCACAGCGTGGTCGGAAAAGCGCTCGTAATACCGGCCGAGCAACGTGACGTCCACTGCGGCAGCGACGCCGTGACGCCACTCGCGGTCCATCAACACCGTGAACAGGTGGCGGTGGAGGTCGTCCATCGCGTCGTCATCGTCCTGCAGCTTCAGCGCGTCCTCGGGGTTCTGGCTGTTGAGGACTTCACGCGCGTTGGTCGCCATGGTGATGGCGAGCCGGCCCATTTCGGCGAAGTAGCCGTTGACCTCTTCGGGCAGCGCCTTGGCGGGGTGGCGACGGCGGGCGACCTTGGCGACGTGCAGCGCTAGCGCACCCATGCGGTCGATGTCGGCGACGATCTGGAATCCACTCACGATCGAACGCAGATCGCCGGCGACCGGCGCCTGCAACGCGAGGAGGGCGAACGCCCGTTCCTCGGCTTGCGTCGACAGCTGGGTCAATTGCTCGTGGTCGCTGATCACCGACTCGGCGACCGCGAGGTCGGCTTGGAGCAGGGCTTGGGTGGATCGCTCCATCGCAATCCCGGCCAACGCACACATTTGTCCCAGAACTCCGTTGAGTTCGGCCATCTGCTCAATGTAGGCACTACGCATGAGCCAACGGTACTGCCACGATCGGTGGGAATGGTGGTCAGGTGGTGAACTGCGAATGAACGAGTGGCACAGGCTC is a window from the Williamsia sp. DF01-3 genome containing:
- a CDS encoding protein kinase gives rise to the protein MFVDPTSGTDARRLPPAIADYRTVRALGAGSHGTCYLAVPPARLQLNVEHVALKVFSNPCGEDAFHRGVLELRSFAAVRSPHLVHLYEAALGDLFMYAMDYFPGGSMAAPSMPLQRDQALAVLECAARGAHDMHEAGLVHSDIKPANVLIAGGDRAGTTASPAGVLSDLGLARVITAATAVSGIGSSASLEYADPDTLVGQTPSRATDIWALGATIHRTLTGEGLYGELPDMQPLVAIRTVQSTKPRISTTLSPAERDLVSECLAPHSDRFRTAAELADRISEVRRTAPR
- the phoU gene encoding phosphate signaling complex protein PhoU, giving the protein MRSAYIEQMAELNGVLGQMCALAGIAMERSTQALLQADLAVAESVISDHEQLTQLSTQAEERAFALLALQAPVAGDLRSIVSGFQIVADIDRMGALALHVAKVARRRHPAKALPEEVNGYFAEMGRLAITMATNAREVLNSQNPEDALKLQDDDDAMDDLHRHLFTVLMDREWRHGVAAAVDVTLLGRYYERFSDHAVLIGRRVVFQATGQTPEQFTEV